Within Xiphophorus hellerii strain 12219 chromosome 10, Xiphophorus_hellerii-4.1, whole genome shotgun sequence, the genomic segment TGGTTTTCTCCTCCAGTCCTCCTCCTGGTCGGTTTCCTTCTTGGACTCATCGGCGTCGCTCTCGTCCAGCGCCAGGTCGTCGTCGGCGCTCTCCTCTTTGGCATCTTGGTCGCTTTTTTGGAGGTCCGGCGAGCGCCTGTCTTCTTCCCTCTGGCTGATTTTCTCCGAAcctgctgaaggaaaaaaaaaaatattattaaataaactttaacatgTGAGTATGTTTTTACTGCATAAACGTTGCACGAATCAGTTTGTTTGTAGTAGCCAAATAAATTGAATAAACAGTAAGCTATTTCTTTATGAATTAACATATTATCAGTTAGACCCTTTTAcggaaatttagaaaataaaacgttaactttttttttttctttagggaaaaaatatttacccgACGCAGTCCTAAAATGCGCTCCCAACGTGTATGGATACCACCAGGCAGACGCTCTCTCCAAATACTGCGCTGACAGCCCGATCCTCTGACCGGGCAGCTCAAATCTAGGCAGAGACAGGTCGCTGAGCCTGGAGAAAAATGTGCCTTCAAACACTCCTTTGGAAGACCCGAGGGTGGGTGCTGGCTTCGAGGGTTTATCTTCAATGTTGAGCAGGTTCTTTATGGAAAACGGTGAATCCTTTGCGGCTTGGCGAGTCTCCTGCGTGTCAGATTCTGCCATTACCGCTTATTGTCCGATATGGATGACCATCTACAAAGTTCTAGAggtaaaaacagttaaaacatttacttcCAACTTGTTGTTGATTTTAAGAAAATCTACCAAAGAGGAGgatataaaagaaagaaagaaaaaaaaagttgcgtCCCAGCCTCCCCAGAGGATGATTTGGAGTGGAAAAAGCGCAGGGATCACTGCGTCAAAGTCGCGCTGTATTGTAATGACGGAGAATGGAAATGCCATCTGACTTAAAGCGCGCTCGGTCTCTGCTATTGGGTAGGTACAATAGCAAATGGGAAACGCGATGGGGGCTGTGACGGGAACAAGAtccaaacagaagaagaaggcCGCGCAAGCGTTTTGGCTCCGGGCTCAATAGTAACGCACCCACTTATCATCCAAttagattaaagaggaaaatctCTCTGGGTTTCGGTGCGGGCTCGGGAGGCCGTGCGCAAACCACAATCACCTGGCAGTAAATTGAATAAACGTGGATGACACAGAGAAGGTTTGGTTCGTTTTGTAAATTCCGTGTTCACACACTTACcaaagtattttaaaagaatattcAAAGAACTTCACCCAACAACACATCAAACTTCATTTAGGTATAGTTGAAACACCAGGGTAGGAAGAAGGAGGATGTGATTTCTGGGCTAGAGACAATTTTTGTTCCCTATCCACGCATTGTAAGTTTCAACATCAGGATATTTTCAccatgaaattatttaatccTTTTATTTAACAGTCCTTCACTTCTGAAGCATTAGTGGGTAACTATCTACttacttgttttctttaataaaaacataactagATTCACAATCTGTCCAGAAACatatacattatttaaaatacagaaatttacAGTTATACAAACAAACCACCACAACATGACCTTGACCTTCACTGAGGTAAGAGTGACCTGCAGTGCATCAGATGTTATTGTGGGATCTTCTATGACCTCCTGGATTAGTTGCTGATGCGCTCTTAGTGTAATTTTAGTTGGCCATTAGTTGATAACAACTCTCACTGTTTATTGGAGTCCCAAAACATTGGGAATTACTTTTTAGCCTTTTCCAGACTCCTAgttctcaaatatttttgttccatAATGTTGGTTTTTGAGATCGTTGTCATGTCGACAGACAGGTAagtattttcttgattttacagGTCAGCCAGCAATTAGACATGGTGTCACTCCTGAAATTGaactaaaaatgtgtttaattacatattttgtgGTTTAATAAGGGGGGGgtaattgcttttttatgtAGGGACGGGTTTGTTTGGGTAacattttcctttaataaattGAAACCttttataaagtttatttttaattccctTACCTGTTGTGAAATCTTGCTGTGGAATATTTAATTACCCAGCtatgtttttactgaaaaacaagaCCTCTGGATAGTGtctttaaaagcacaaaaaacaaaaagccatcAGATAATTActgatttcatttgtttaagTGGTATCTGTTCTGATGCAGGCTGTGGTTCATCTGTTCCACCTTCAGCAGAGAAATATGTGCAGTTTACCTGGACCAGAGCTTATTGACTTCAGTGTAATTTTATTAGACAGGAAACGCTGCAGGCGAGTTACAAACTGCATGCCTTCCATCCTGATAAAGCCCTTTCAGATCAGCTTTGTACTAAAAACCCCAACAGGTGACCTAATGTGAATGACAACAGTAATGTCCCTGTGAAATATAAAAGCACATGAATGAAGCAGATGACATTTGTGGAATGAAACGTGGGGCTAAATCCCATTTCGTAGGGCTACCCCTTCCCTGCATCACTCCTCCGGTCCCTTGGTGCTGAACTAAGAGGTTGAAAGGTTCCACAGTAAAACGGGACACTCCTTTAAGAAGCTGAGCAAGAAACTGATTTCTTGGATATGTGGCTAATGATGCACAATGTGTTGTTAAATTCCTGCAGTATGCATTACAAACAAAAGTATAGGTCCAAAATTAACACAGTGAATGAAAATGAtcaatcttatcttatcttattaatttaaaacacaatctGGCTAACTTCAAAACTTCTGTAGCaaatagattaaaaacacacatagctataaattacaaacatttatttatttttaattttcacaatTATAACCTACAGCTAAAGAAAAGCCAAGATTGAattttcagaatatttcaaGATTATAAGggtttttattacagaaaagcCTGCCCTCTGAAaagtatgtactgtatatgcaaTGCAGAGCATAAATGCACTCAGTACTTGGTTGGGGATCCTTTTGTATGAAACACTGCATCAGTGCGGCATGGCAATCAACCTATGTGACTGCTGAGTTGTTAAGGCAACCCAGTTTGCTTAAATAGCAACCTTGATTCTGATTCTGTGCCCCTGCATTCATTCAGCTCTCTTAGATCTTGATTTTCAAATTgaatgtaaaatttactttcatctgaaaagagaATTTGGAATCAAAGagttcaattttgtttttattcttaatcTAGGTAAAAGGCGTTTAACCTTGTCTCTCTCTCTTGAGTGGATTAACATAAGGGATGCCACAGAAGTAGCCCATGTCCAGACATATATAAGTGTGTGGTGCATCTTGCTTTGTAAATCTCCCCAAGAACTCTTAAATTGGCTTTGCTTCACAATCTTCTTATGGGTGcagtttttatgcattttttccttccactcaactttacATAATAACATTGTTATTGGACAAAGTCTTCTGTCCTCACTTAAGCAGTgatttaaatttagaaataagAACAGCTTTTTAGCCATTCGTTTTGGTTTTGGATAATCTACACGGTCAAATAGTCGATattgtaaaaagattttatattgagaaatgtttcacacttggtatttttcatgaataaatccacTGATACTTGGAACGCCTCAAAATGGACATTTGAGTGGGTAATAGgccaattaaaatatattagctgagaaaatgtttatttttgtgagtgTATTTGCAAACATATCTCAGTTTTTAAGGGGTTTTTAAACCATTTCCATGTAGCTTCCCCCTGCATTAATGCCTGGGATGTCCTAAAGATTTAAGAAATGAAGAGCTAAGTGCTCACAATGAGTGGAAAGAGGTGAAATGCGATTTTTTGTGGTGAGATTAGTgtagatgttttctgttttaattcatgTCACTGTGCAGGAAGAGGATATCTGTACTTATTTATATTATCTGGacttatttatattattaattaAGAAAAGGtggtaaaaaacaaatctataaaACACTGCATTTGTCATTTAAACCAAACCAGCAGCAGACGAAGAGAATTAATCAGCCAAATTGAATTTGCTCAACCTGCATGCACACAGCCTGTCCTTTTAACTCGTCGAGCGCTCTCCAATGCAAAAGGACAACACAGTGTTTTGTGAAAAGCTACTTGAATCCTTGCATAATTAGAGGTCTCATAGCTGTGTTGAAGATGGGGGTGGAGAAGAGAGGCTAGCTGAGCTGCATTTAGGGAGGCAAAGTGAAAAGcagttgtgtgttttcaggAGATTGTGTTCATCAAACAGACAGCTGAGAATGGATCAGAGAGAAGCGAGTAATCTGTGAAGCAAAATGGAGGCCAAATTTGATATGAGAATTTTGAAAACAGACCTTTTACAGCCTTTGCAGGTTTTCTTTCTGGATTACCCTGTAATTAACTTCATCAATCTTCCCATGAACTCTGATCAGAGCACTTTCTTAAACGTATTGGCCATGTCCCTAATAAAGCTCGTAGCAAACTGCCAAGGGGACTTCTTGTGCCTGCCTTCAACCTTTACATTCAAGTTTGTAGATTACACAAATAATAGTTATCCTCCCAACTGAGCAGTGGACTTCTGTAGCTCCTCTCGAGTGACCATGGCCCTATTGGCTGCTTGTCTCATTAAAGTTCTCctggcctgtcagtttaggtgatTTAACAGTGGTTTGTGAGATTTTCAAAGCTTGGGatgttctttttaaaacctaaccctgctttaatcCTCCccacaaatttatttctgatCCATCggctgtgtttcttggtcttcatgctGTTTGTCTGCttatgttctctaacaaacctctaagGCTTTAAGAGCTGCGTTTATGCAGAGATTAAACTGCACAGATCTCTCTTTCATAATTGGATGATGTCTGAAGATGATTGTTTgcatttgaatttctttaggGGTGTTGGGGGGGCGAAATAGGAAAAAGTTTAAGTGACATGCTACTGTATGTATTAATATAAACCCTGGAAGAGGTTCAGAGAGTGACATGGCTACAGACGTTCATCATATTTGACACTAGCATTGCAAAccttaagcattttttttaagggTATTCTTTTTAGTGTTCGCCTTTTGTCATACAGGACATTCTTGCAAGAAACGTTATAATTCCTCCTGAGTGTTTGCGTGTACTAACTGGGTCTGTGCTCTTCGGGAATAGCCCGTGGCTTAAACAATGGAGCTTATTCTGAACAGCTGGACGCAGGCTGCGGAAATTTAATTAGCCTTAGCTACAGAATGATCAGTGAGTGAATTATGCAATGTAGGCTCTTTTCATCTGAAGCACCAGCATAATTAAGCTGATATAAAATATCATTAGAGGTGACAGGCTGTTAAAAGACACAATAATTGACTGGACTGTCATTAAGGAGCTGCCTCCGCAAACAGAGTACGGAACTTGCTTGGGGAAGTGCTGCCATCTAGCGTAAAGGTTTGGCATTAGCTATCAACCGCAAAGTTTGCTTCACTGGAAATATTTTACGGTTGGTATACTGTAATTAAAGtgtcattaattaattataaaacctgcaaaaaacacactgaaggaAAGATGGATGAAATGGTAGATGGGTGTATGAGAAGATGGTGGAAAGAcgattaaaaatatcaaatcgGTAAAGGAGGGGATGTTTATCAATTATTATAGATAATTGAGAAACAGATgaatgaaagacaaaatgttggGCAAATGATTAGAAAGAGGAACACGTGGATAATGGAAAACATGAATGCTATAACATGGACAAACTGATGGGCAATATAAAGCTAGATGAAAGGAAAGCAAGTTTCCTGTTTTGAACTGAGTTACTCGAATTAATTGATTTTTGGACTCTCAGCGACATGGATATGGACAAGACTCCTGTTACTATGAAGGGACAAATGAGTACAGGCTACAGATTGATGCAcgtaatttttttccccctttccaTGTTGAACTCAACCACAGTAAAGATGACACAGAGACAGATCATATATTAGCATGTTATGGAAGTTTTTATTATAATGTAAAATCAGTCAGCTAACAGTATGTAAGGAAACAAACAACTGAGCTACCACAGTCCAACCGTTGAAGACAAAATTCTCTGAAGGCACTGAATCATCTGAAGAATAACTTGATCAAACTCAAACATTCAAACCCATATTCCAACCCTTGGAGATGTTATGCTTGCAAAACTGATCAATAGACATCAACATATGCAATAAATGTGGGAGATACATGATACTGTGAAGGCTTAAAAATGACCAAGCTCCTTTCTGCACTGATTTGgcagaaaatgcaaaaacaacaactcaacTTTAAACCTTAAAGAAACCATGACATCAGTTATAGGAACTACTTTGTAACGTTACAACAGAACCCTACTAGGCTAGTTCTACAACAGCACAATTCTGCAGGGTTGAATCTAATGAAGTCATCGCAAAAATGACAAGAGTACAGAGTGCAACAGCAAAATGGAATCAATCAGTTTGTGGCTTGATGGTCTCAGCGGTCATACTCCTTATCAATGAACTTGGCAATAGTAGACAGCTGGACATTTGTTGTACCCTCATAAATGGTTCCTGAAcgtggagaaaaacagaaaaatgtgattttattccAGGATTGCACAAAAGGTCCACATGCCATCAGCCCTGCCTGTCCCCTGGTATGCAGTTATGCATTAGATATGTTCTAGCTTCATTATTTGAACAGATTGCAGCTTTGTAAAGTCAAACACGttaaatttaaaagtgaaactgtATTAAGCAAGTGATTATACAGTAGACAATATACACGGTATGTGTTTAATATCCCTTTTTTCatgtagatttttcatttaggtAAGAGCTTGTAGGGATTTGTTTCTGTgcattttttcagtaaaaatatttaaattattattttttttttactttaataggCATTGTTGTACTGGTCAACATTCCTGTACACCAGCTGGAAAACTGTGAGCCCATGTGTCATGAGAACAGATCTTACTTTTTTATTCACAGCAGCTTCACTAAACTGTGTTGGTGTGATGACACTGGGGGAAGCAGTTGTGTGTGGGGGATTCCTTCTGAGTTCCAGTTATAGTTGCTGCAGTCCCCACCCCCACTCTGGTCCAATCACAAACACCCAAATGTGTGTGTCCCTAATACAGCTTATAATACTTCTATTCTCTACAAACAGAGccttgaaaatgtgtttattcctcatggacattttcagattttgtctcaAACATAACAGCCAGTGTGTTTTCTTGGGCTTgtttgtgacagaccaacacaaaaagATGCAGAACTGTGAAGTGGATTGAAAATAATAGAGTTGGCACATTCTCTATGCACGTACCAACTCTGATCAGCTTCCCTGTCCCAGATCATGAACGCATCTCCACAACATGATGGTGCTATCATCATGTAACGCAACACAATTATGTGTTTGGTGGCATAGATATGGCTTGATTTCAcatctatcacatgaaatcaaGCCAATTTTAGTGAAGCGGTGCAACGTCTCGTTGAGGCTCACCAATTTTACAGTCTCTGTAGTATTTCTCTATGGGGTAGTCCTTGGTGAAGCCGACTCCTCCCATCCATTCGATGCATTTTGACGTAGTTAGAGTTGCGACCTGGataaaattatacaaaacacaaatacttcACGATGCTTGACTCAAGCTGATGTCGTCAAGTTCCACTAGAGATTTCTTGACAAACACAGAGGCATGGGTCAGAGACAGGAAAATGCACACAGCTTCCTCTTGTCTAAGCAATCAAAAAGCACACCTCAGAGGAGAAGTATTTGGCCATGCAGGCCTCTTTGATGAAAGGTCTGCCGGCTTCTTTCAGACGGGCGGCGTTGTACGTCAGCAGACGCGCCGCTTCGATCTGGGTCGCTACATGAGCTATTTGATGCTGCATGCCCTGGGACACAGAATAATGCGTTGTTAACAAACAATACCCTGCCCTCAAAAGTGAATGTGCATGTACAGAAGAGGGGAGTTGTCTATAAGATCCCACACACCTGAAAGTCAAAGATGCGCTTTCCAAACTGCACCCGCTGTCTGGTGTAAGGAATAGTATGGTCAAAGCAACCCTGAGCCAGGCCAACCATCTGCAGTCCAGGGTGGGGAAAGTGAACACATCACTAAGTTGCACTGAACGCATTTTATTGAAAACCACTAACGTCCCAAATTTTTGCTGCATACCTGTGCAGCAATTCCAATCCTGCCTTCGTTCAACATTCCAATAGCATATTTGTATCCATGACCGACCTCTCCTAAAATATTCGCCTCTGGTACCTACAACAGACAACAGAAGGTTtgtagagaaaaacaaaaaacctggtCTACATCAGTCCAGTTCAGCTCAGAGTGTTTGGCTCCACCTTGACGTTGTCAAAGTTAAGAGGGCAGGTGGAGGATGCACGCAGGCCAAGCTTGTTCTCCTTCTTGCAAATCTCGAGCCCCGGGGTGTCCCGGTCCACGATAAAGCAGGTAATCCCTCTGTAtccctgcaaaacaaaacaagaagccTTAAACTGATGCTTAGCACAAGACACAAGAACCCATCTGATGCATTCTGGTATGTTACTAGATTTTAGTAATTCTCCAAACCCAAGATTGgggaatgaaataaaaatgcattaagaAGCTTTATAGAATCTTACAGCAGAGAGATCTACGTTGGCCATCACTAGGAAAACCCCTGAAAGCTCTGCGTTGCTGATCCACATCTTGGATCCATTGATTATGAAATAGTCCTTGTGTTTTTCCGCTCGTGTCTTCAGAGAAAAAGCATCGCTCCCCGATTCGGCTTCAGAGAGGCAGAAGCTTCCAATCTGTCAGAAGCCACAAGATACAAAGCATTACAGGAACTGTACTGCGATATGGTAAATATACCAGTGTAATCTTGTAATATGCATTTAAGAAATAAGTTTCTCTTCTGCCCAGGTGTACCAGATTACTGATGGACTACTGCCCCACCCACACACATTAAGTAGATTTCAGACATCATGTCTTGTCCCAGTCatgaaaacatacattgttctattcagaatgaaatgaaaattcTGTCCACCAAGTGGTTGCAGTAAACTTTGAGCCTCTGCGGTTAGAAATTTGAGATCCGAAGGCAGTGAAAGACAAACGATGGCCGTTCAGTGGAAGCCgaagaaactttttaaaaaaactttaatccGTTTAAATGATATCACCTACCACTCTATTTTAACCCTCCATCTCTTGAATTGAAGTTAACTGTAATTATTTCACTTCTGGCATCCCTTCTTTAGACATAagattgtttgtttat encodes:
- the hmx3b gene encoding homeobox protein HMX3-B isoform X2 yields the protein MAESDTQETRQAAKDSPFSIKNLLNIEDKPSKPAPTLGSSKGVFEGTFFSRLSDLSLPRFELPGQRIGLSAQYLERASAWWYPYTLGAHFRTASGSEKISQREEDRRSPDLQKSDQDAKEESADDDLALDESDADESKKETDQEEDWRRKPDELDPDKKPCRKKKTRTVFSRSQVFQLESTFDIKRYLSSSERAGLAASLHLTETQVKIWFQNRRNKWKRQLAAELEAANMSHAAAQRIVRVPILYHESGASDGSGSPGTNSPGSQSLLAFPHHMYYSHPTPLLRPV
- the acadsb gene encoding short/branched chain specific acyl-CoA dehydrogenase, mitochondrial — protein: MAAPLVRFLSKSLRQISRPSWGACQSGLRSRTTSAPAVAPNQAGGVVAFPPLQTYSEEESMMRDAVRKYAQERIAPLVPMMDENSVMDEEVITSMFEQGLMGVEIDPEYGGTGSSFFSSILVIEELAKVDPSVAVLCDIQNTLINTLFVKLGTPAQKEKYLNRLSTDMIGSFCLSEAESGSDAFSLKTRAEKHKDYFIINGSKMWISNAELSGVFLVMANVDLSAGYRGITCFIVDRDTPGLEICKKENKLGLRASSTCPLNFDNVKVPEANILGEVGHGYKYAIGMLNEGRIGIAAQMVGLAQGCFDHTIPYTRQRVQFGKRIFDFQGMQHQIAHVATQIEAARLLTYNAARLKEAGRPFIKEACMAKYFSSEVATLTTSKCIEWMGGVGFTKDYPIEKYYRDCKIGTIYEGTTNVQLSTIAKFIDKEYDR
- the hmx3b gene encoding homeobox protein HMX3-B isoform X1, with protein sequence MAESDTQETRQAAKDSPFSIKNLLNIEDKPSKPAPTLGSSKGVFEGTFFSRLSDLSLPRFELPGQRIGLSAQYLERASAWWYPYTLGAHFRTASAGSEKISQREEDRRSPDLQKSDQDAKEESADDDLALDESDADESKKETDQEEDWRRKPDELDPDKKPCRKKKTRTVFSRSQVFQLESTFDIKRYLSSSERAGLAASLHLTETQVKIWFQNRRNKWKRQLAAELEAANMSHAAAQRIVRVPILYHESGASDGSGSPGTNSPGSQSLLAFPHHMYYSHPTPLLRPV